One part of the Glycine soja cultivar W05 chromosome 11, ASM419377v2, whole genome shotgun sequence genome encodes these proteins:
- the LOC114373828 gene encoding nuclear transcription factor Y subunit C-3-like, with protein MDQNQHDRLAQEAQYQSNPMMAPTILPTQTYGHSLSSSYPRLHPYDPQAMYQLRQEPLQQQLTNFWAKKRQEIEETTSFKTHSLPLARIKKIMKGEEGVRMVSAEASVVFAKACEMFMMELTIRASGSAEENQRKIIKKCDVASAISRTDVFDFLVDIVSGHNKIMEQQGFVGIPRIGTALTPTENVPYYQMPPHQSLVPGPPYGSSGMVVGMPVHYQNHPGLQTPTMGPTPNPQNSSRDSDS; from the coding sequence ATGGATCAAAACCAGCATGATCGACTAGCACAAGAAGCACAATATCAATCTAACCCCATGATGGCACCTACCATACTTCCAACTCAGACATATGGTCATTCTCTTTCATCATCATACCCAAGACTACACCCATATGATCCCCAAGCCATGTACCAACTACGACAAGAACCCTTGCAACAACAACTAACCAACTTCTGGGCAAAAAAACGCCAGGAGATTGAGGAGACCACTAGTTTCAAGACTCATAGCTTGCCTTTGGCAAGGATTAAGAAGATTATGAAGGGTGAGGAGGGTGTGAGGATGGTATCAGCTGAGGCTTCTGTGGTGTTTGCCAAGGCCTGTGAAATGTTCATGATGGAGCTCACAATAAGGGCTTCAGGTAGTGCTGAGGAGAACCAAAGGAAGATAATTAAGAAGTGTGACGTTGCATCTGCAATCTCAAGGACAGATGTGTTTGATTTTCTGGTTGatattgtctcagggcacaacAAAATAATGGAGCAACAAGGGTTTGTAGGCATACCAAGAATTGGCACTGCTCTAACTCCAACAGAGAATGTTCCTTACTATCAGATGCCCCCTCATCAATCGCTTGTTCCGGGCCCTCCATATGGTTCTTCAGGAATGGTTGTGGGAATGCCTGTTCATTATCAAAATCATCCTGGGCTGCAAACTCCAACAATGGGGCCCACCCCCAATCCACAAAACTCTTCTCGTGATTCGGATTCCTGA